One Callospermophilus lateralis isolate mCalLat2 chromosome 6, mCalLat2.hap1, whole genome shotgun sequence genomic region harbors:
- the Dll1 gene encoding delta-like protein 1, producing the protein MGRRSALALAVVSALLCQVWSSGVFELKLQEFVNKKGLLGNRNCCRGGAGPPCACRTFFRVCLKHYQASVSPEPPCTYGSAVTPVLGVDSFSLPDGEDAGADAAFSNPIRFPFGFTWPGTFSLIIEALHTDSPDDLATENPERLISRLATQRHLTVGEEWSQDLHSSGRTDLKYSYRFVCDEHYYGEGCSVFCRPRDDAFGHFTCGERGEKVCNPGWKGQYCTEPICLPGCDEQHGFCDKPGECKCRVGWQGRYCDQCIRYPGCLHGTCQQPWQCNCQEGWGGLFCNQDLNYCTHHKPCKNGATCTNTGQGSYTCSCRPGYMGATCELETDECDPSPCKNGGSCMDLENGYSCTCPPGFYGRICELSAMTCADGPCFNGGRCSDNPEGGYTCRCPGGYSGFNCEKKMDHCSSSPCSNGAKCVDLGDAYLCRCHAGFSGRHCEDNVDDCASSPCAHGGTCRDGVNDYSCTCPPGYTGRNCSAPVSRCEHMPCHNGATCHERGPRYMCECAQGYGGPNCQFLLPEPPGPMVKYEGGPFPWVAVCAGVVLVLMLLLGCAAVVVCVRLRLQKQRPPADPCRGETETMNNLASCQREKDVSVSVIGATQIKNTNKKADFQGDGADKNGFKARYPAVDYNLVQDLKGEEAAGRDAHSKRDAKCQPQGSTGEEKGTVATLRGGEAPERKRPESLHSTSKDTKYQSVYVISDEKDECVIATEV; encoded by the exons ATGGGCCGTCGAAGTGCGCTGGCCCTAGCTGTAGTGTCCGCCCTGCTGTGTCAG GTCTGGAGCTCGGGCGTCTTTGAGCTGAAGCTGCAGGAGTTCGTCAACAAGAAGGGGCTGCTGGGGAATCGCAATTGCTGCCGCGGGGGCGCTGGCCCGCCTTGCGCTTGCAGGACCTTCTTCCGCGTGTGCCTCAAGCACTACCAAGCCAGCGTGTCCCCCGAGCCGCCCTGCACCTATGGCAGCGCAGTCACACCGGTGTTGGGCGTTGATTCCTTCAGCTTGCCCGACGGCGAGGACGCCGGAGCCGACGCTGCTTTCAGTAATCCCATCCGCTTCCCCTTTGGCTTCACCTGGCCG GGCACCTTCTCTCTGATCATTGAAGCCCTGCACACAGACTCTCCTGATGACCTAGCAACAG AAAACCCAGAAAGGCTCATCAGCCGCCTGGCCACACAGAGGCACCTGACGGTGGGCGAGGAGTGGTCTCAGGACCTGCATAGCAGTGGCCGCACAGATCTCAAGTACTCCTACCGCTTCGTGTGCGATGAGCACTACTATGGGGAGGGCTGCTCTGTGTTTTGCCGCCCGCGGGACGATGCCTTCGGCCACTTCACCTGTGGGGAGAGAGGGGAGAAGGTGTGCAACCCCGGCTGGAAGGGCCAGTACTGCACAGAAC CAATCTGCCTGCCAGGGTGTGATGAACAGCATGGATTTTGTGACAAGCCAGGGGAATGCAA GTGCAGAGTGGGCTGGCAGGGCCGGTACTGTGACCAGTGCATCCGATACCCAGGCTGCCTCCATGGCACCTGCCAGCAGCCCTGGCAGTGTAACTGCCAGGAAGGCTGGGGGGGCCTTTTCTGCAACCAGG ACCTGAACTACTGCACACACCACAAGCCCTGCAAGAACGGGGCCACCTGCACCAACACAGGCCAGGGGAGTTACACGTGCTCCTGTCGACCTGGGTACATGGGTGCCACTTGTGAGCTGGAGACGGATGAGTGCGACCCCAGCCCCTGCAAGAATGGAGGGAGCTGCATG GACCTCGAGAATGGCTACTCCTGCACCTGCCCTCCTGGCTTCTATGGCAGAATCTGTGAGCTGAGTGCCATGACCTGTGCAGATGGGCCCTGCTTCAACGGGGGGCGCTGCTCAGACAATCCTGAAGGGGGCTACACCTGCCGCTGTCCTGGGGGTTACTCTGGCTTCAACTGCGAGAAGAAGATGGATCACTGCAGCTCTTCACCCTGCTCTAATG GTGCCAAATGTGTGGACCTCGGGGATGCCTATCTGTGCCGCTGCCATGCAGGCTTTTCCGGGAGGCACTGTGAGGACAACGTGGACGACTGTGCCTCCTCCCCGTGTGCGCATGGGGGCACCTGCCGGGATGGGGTGAATGACTACTCCTGCACCTGTCCCCCTGGCTACACGGGCAGGAACTGCAGCGCCCCTGTGAGCAGGTGCGAGCACATGCCGTGCCACAACGGGGCCACCTGCCACGAGAGGGGCCCGCGCTACATGTGCGAGTGCGCCCAGGGCTACGGGGGTCCCAACTGCCAGTTCCTGCTCCCTGAGCCACCCGGCCCCATGGTGAAGTACGAGGGTGGGCCCTTCCCCTGGGTGGCTGTGTGTGCCGGAGTAGTCCTGGTCCTCATGCTGCTGCTGGGCTGCGCTGCTGTGGTGGTCTGTGTCCGGCTGAGGCTGCAGAAACAGCGACCGCCAGCTGACCCCTGCCGAGGGGAGACGGAAACCATGAATAACCTGGCCAGCTGCCAGCGCGAGAAGGACGTCTCGGTCAGCGTCATCGGGGCCACGCAGATTAAGAACACCAACAAGAAGGCCGACTTCCAGGGGGATGGCGCGGACAAGAACGGTTTCAAGGCCCGGTACCCTGCGGTGGACTATAACCTCGTGCAGGACCTCAAGGGCGAAGAAGCTGCAGGCAGGGATGCGCACAGCAAGCGAGATGCCAAGTGCCAGCCTCAGGGCTCCACAGGGGAGGAGAAGGGCACAGTGGCCACACTCAGGGG GGGAGAAGCACCTGAGAGGAAAAGGCCAGAGTCCCTCCACTCCACCTCGAAGGACACCAAGTACCAGTCGGTGTACGTCATATCAGACGAGAAGGACGAGTGCGTCATAGCAACTGAG GTGTAA